atatgacacattttcATGTGTCCTTCAACCcatatggtaaaagaaatagaaaacaacttaTTACAATTGTGAATGGTCAGTGTATACTTATATGTGGCTCTAGGAATGTAATTTTGGAATCATCTATTATATTAaaggatgttttacatgttccacAATTAGCCAATAATCTTGTCTCTGTGCAAAAACtcacaaaggatttaaattgttcagtaacatttttctcaacttattgtgtttttcaaGACCTTACCACAAGAAAGACGATTTTAACTATTAAGGAGTAGAGTGGGTTGTATCTGTTGGAGTCTGatgaccaaaacaaaacaaaaatcatgagtcaacaaATATGGCTACATCATAAAAGGCTTGGGCATCCTTCGTTCAACCTTATGAAGTCCTTATTTCCCCATTTGTTTACCAAGGAGTtcatttagtcttttaattatgatatttgtCAGTTGTCAAAACAACATAGTACATCTTATCCTATTAGTCATAAAAAGAGTGATTTAATTCACTGACGTTTGGAGACCTATCATAAAATCTATTTCTGGAACTAAATGGTTCATTACCTTTTTTGATGATTGTACCCGTGTCACATGAacataccttatgaaaaataaatctagAGTTTTCCAAacctttgttaattttttctatcttatcaaaatcaatttggaaaaaatatcaaaagaatcaggtctgataatggtactgaatatgtgaatcatgcatttctcaattttttgtctcataaCGGTCTTGTTCATGAACTAACATGTGTAAACACCCCTCAATAGAACGCGGttgcagaaagaaagaatagtCATCTTCTTGAGGTAACTAAAgctctttttttcaaatgttgGTTCCAAAAAATTACTTGGGAGAAGCGGTGTTAACTGTCACATATCTCATCAACAGGTTACCACCTGTATCTTAAATGACATTAATCCTACAGAGTCTATTGTCTTGTTCCTTCTTCTCCCCTAATATCGAGTCTACCTAGTCGAGTCTTTAGATGTATTGCTTTTGTTCACTCTCATCATCCTAATCGTAGTAAATTAGATCCCAAAAagctcttaaatgtgtctttattgggtatccttctaataaaaaaggcTACAAATGTTATTATACTCAGAATCATCGTGCCTTTATTATTATGGATGACACCTTTCATGAAACACAATCCTTTTATGTCAGTCCACCACTTCAGGGGGAGAAAGCACTTAAAATGGACGAGCTCTCCTTCTTGTCATTACCATATTTGTCTTTGCAACATGGCCAAGATCTGAGCAATGAAGCTACCATAATCCACattgagaaagaagaggaagaagagaattTTTCTGGCAAAAcatatgaaagaagaaaacaacccACTTCGACTCTCaagcaagaaaaattgtctaatccGGAGGTGAGGATCCTTGAAGATAACAGTGAGGAGGTAAGTCTTACTAAGGATTTacccattgcattgagaaaggaaagaagatcATGTGCTAAATATCTTATTTCTCAGTATGTTTGCACTAGCAATCTCTTTGATAAGCACATaaattcaacttgggagattgttgacaagtcaagagacaagaaggcaatagggtgtagatggatattcacagtgaaacataaggcagatgggacaatagaaagatataaagctagattggtggAAAAAGGCTATACTCAAACTTATGGGATTGACTATGAGGAGACGTTTTCTCCGGTGACAAAAATGAATACCGTTCGAGTTGTTCTCGCTTTGGCTACTCATTTTGATTGGCACTTACACCAGTTGGATGTGAAGAATGTctttcttcatggaaatctagaagaggaagtgtacatggagattcccctaattttgaaatgataaaTGAAAGAACAAGGTATGCCTCCtaaagaaagcattgtatggtcttaaggaatgtgtgaaggactctggatgaaaatcattttggatgacCTTAAAGTCAAGGTGGACAACCCTGTGCAACTATactgtgacaataagtctgccATAAGCATTGTTCATAATCCAGTACAACATGACAAGACCAAACACATCGATATTGACAGACATTTCTCAAAGATAATCTAGGCAGAGGCTTTGagattacaactcatgttcctacagaacttcaaatagcatatatttttacaaaagggctCCCTCCaggtagatttcaagatcttgcaGGCtagttgggaatgattgatattcatttacgaACTTGAAGGGAAGTGTTGTAATTAAAGgaaaatcttcctaattagagaaaatatttgtagaattttctagtttatttttcagtatattgtttccttatttccctTTTCTGAAATATTAGATTTTACAAATAGAGGTAAGGAGAATGTAACAGACATGaatgataataacaaaattcattttattctcAAGTCTTCTTATTGTTCTCAATGCTCCCATATAAAATTGACAGATGACCCTACAGTTCTCACTCTCTAATTCATGGTTCAATGCAAAAGATGATTTAGACATACATCATAACAAGTTTCAAGAGATGTTATAGCAATCTGACTCAGCTTGAATTTTGGTCCAGGCTGACTCTACTTAACCTTCAACTCAGGACGACTCAACTCAACCTTCACCCCAGGCCACCTCAATTCGACCTTTGATCTGGGTTGACTCAACTCAAACTTCAGTTTAGGCCAACTCTAATTGACTTTCGACGTTGGACAACTTGGCTCAACCTTTGACCCAGGTTGACGGGATTATATTTAGGAGTTAATTAAAGTCTTGTAGTTGGAGCTTTAGGCCTttttcacttgagtggatttgagggagagtaattaagtggatttgaaggtaattttttttgttatttatttgagtaaatttggtGGTaaatgagagtggatttggaagtaaagtttgtgagaattagtgtaggatttaatttatgtgacagattaaaaaaatttacttccaaatccactctcacttatcttcaaatctattcaaataaacaacaaaaaaatttatcttcaaatcctctcaattactctcctccaaatccactcaagtgaacaaggccttagGGTCTAGGACATTTTTACAGCCCACCCATTTGGTGGCCCATTAAAATGGGGCTCTTTAATGTAGTTgttaaactatataaaagagAGGGACATTGAGTTCAAATTGTGTTTAAGAGACAACACACACGTACTTGAGAAAACAGAATCAATATAATCCTCTACAAAATCAAAAACAGTATTGTCCAGGCTTTTACCATTTGAATCATCGAGGTATCATTATATGATGTGCTAACTTGCTTTACAtgacaatatattttatcactGTTATACAAATGTggaattataaatgtttttcagaaagtactttaaaaacaaataaaatgagGGGGAGAAAAGATTGTGAGAGTTCACATGATGATATCAATTCATAAACACTACAGAGACAGGGAAAAGTTTGCTGAAAAGGATAATGAAAGCAGTATCAGCTCAAGAGATGAAACAGGATATCCAAGGGCCATTGAGGATACAACTATACTCTAGTTTTTGGGAGTAAGGACAATAAAAGACATGCATTGAATTAGGAGTGGTACAATAAAAGccataaaataagaaaacaccATGAATACCTGTAAACTGCTTGTGCCACAGCCCTCAACAGTCATAGTCCCCCCAGTGATTGCTGCACCAGCTAGGAAGTAACTGGCACTTGAAGCATCACCTTCAACAAAAGCATTGCCCGGAGACCTGATAGGAATCATGAGTTTTTAATTCATTGTATATTGGATGTGACAAGGCCACTCAACACTAAAGCATAGAAACCTACTTGTACTTTTGACCTCCATGGACCAAGAACTTGTCCCAATTACCACTGTGTTCCACATAAACTCCAAAGCGCTCCATCAACTTAAGAGTCATATCAACATATGGAACAGAAATCAgtttatcaacaatctcaatttCCACGTTCCCAAGAGCTAAAGGAGCTGCCATAAGCAAAGCAGTCAAGTATTGACTGCTAACTGATCCAGACAGTTTCACCTGCAAGTGTAATGGGATAATAAGATcaaaactggaaaaaaaaaattgacaaacgTAAGGAGAAGGCATAACTAAAAAAAGCATAGTGTTTCTGAAATATGATGATATCTATATAACGTTTATGAATAAGGAAAAAATGTATCTAAGAGAAATAAACAATTGACTCATGAAGAGACCAAAGGCTATATAATAGAAGTGAGGGATAAACTCCGAAAACGAAAACCAACAAGGCAATGGTccttccaaaatatatttcaattacaGTATGTTTGATTTGAAACTCAGGCTTTAACGGGAAAGGGAacggaaataaaaatattctattattgAATTGaggaatataatatttataaaataaataaatgatcaGGATATTTTAATCTATCTCTAATTCCTCTCAGATTTCAGAAGAAAAGCAGAGAGAAAGTGTTTTTTGCATTTGAAAGACCAAATTATACTTTCATACTTTTTTATGGAGTATATTTAtgtcattttatataattaatttcctATCACTTTCTTTACAACCATATAAGATGAGgaaaaattataactttcttttctttcacattcTCTCCTATAAAATGACCTAAATAATCATCTCAATATCTActcctttttcattcttttctctttctttcctaAACCAAACAGGCAATAGTGTTTTATCCTTAAGAGGCAGAAACAGGAAGGCTCATTAAATTAGAGTTTTGCTTCAGGAAGGTTAGGCCACATTATTCTAAAAGAAATCCAACCATACCTTACCACCGGGAAGTCCCCCCTTCCCATTCACATGAACAGGCGGACAGTTTGTGCCAAGGACGCAATCAACATCTGCACCAAGCTGCTTCAGACCAGCAACCAAATCACCGATTGGCCTCTCTCTCATTCTAGGCACTCCATCAAGTACATAgctgaaatattttaaacatcaaGATGGTCTATTTAGATACTCAAAGCAGTGGATGGTGAGATTGAAGTAGATCATGAGGAAGACCCTCAGGTGCGTTCCCCAGTGTATAATCAAAATATCTATAGGCAAGTTTGACAGGCTAATTTGCATGTTAAATAAACACATAGCTAATTAGAAGTccactttaaataaaaaaaggatgACTAATCTCGATGAGATTTAGAGTTATAACAGGATGCAGGATGAACATGAACTTTGTTGTGACAAGTTATTcaacaaataattcaaatatcatgatgaataaacaatataaaaacagaCCTTGCATTTCCACCAGCTGCAACAACAGCTGCTGTCAAAGGACGCATTGCAGTACCAGCATTACCAaggaataaattgattttatctttagatTCTCCAGCAGTGGGAAACAATCCCCCACAGCCTTCCACAATTGCTTGCTTAGTTGTTTTGTCATCTTCCACACGTAGTCCGAGGGTCCTTAATGCACCAAGCATGTAATGAATATCCTCGCTGTATAACAAGTTGTCTACAACAGTTGTTCCCTGTATACAAATAACAGAATAAAGCATAAGTTATGTCCAACAAGACATCTATTAAGCAATTGAAAGTTGTAAAAGTAATACAATTAAAGTAACACAGAACTTCAAACACCATTCTAATTTTCGCTTTGGGGAAGAATTTATCTTCTAGTGTTAATATTGCTCACACAATCACACCTGGATAATCAACACTCAAGGATTGCTTTagttaaattgaatcaaatattgACTGTCTATTTTGATAGTTTATTTGAGAAGtttctctcactctctcacCGAATGGGTCCAGCTCCTCCAAAGTAAGCAACCCACCTTAGAAGACAGAATCATAAATGTATTGGAATATCATGCATTGATTTTCACATTAATAATTGAGAAGCTAAGTACCTCCCCTAATACATTTCCTATATCCATATGCATAGTCCCACTTGATTTTAGGAGTACTTTAGCAGACATACCATTATTAGCACATTACTTGCATACTCCTTTGTACAGACATGTCAAAATCAATCCAGATATTGACTATGTTACCCAGTCAAAGCACCTACAAACATTTCTATGCTCATTTTTCATAATAAGCCCCATAGTTTGGCGTAAATATTTGTCATGGGATAGGACGCTACATTTTCACAAgattacaaaaattcaaatattcaaaatctGGATTACAGCTCTGAATTACATAAccgaaaaaaataaacaactaaaGGAATAAACTTCACCTCAGATAGAGCAGCCAGAAGCAGAATTCGATTGGACAGAGACTTAGACCCTGGCAATGTGATGGCACCCGAGATTTCCTTGATGGGTTCCAACACAATCTCCGGCGCCGTCGACGGCTTCTCCGTGGCGGCGACAGAGGCAGAAACCTTAAACACGCAGGAATTTCTCATACCCACATTATAATTTTCCACAAAGCTTCCATTTTTACGAATAAGACTCCAAGATTTTGAGGACCCCAAAAGGCGTGGCCTCAACGAAACTGAATTCACCGATTTGGGTTTGTCGGGATTGGAAGAATGACCGAAAAGTTGAGTGCTTTGAGCAAGACTGTGCACTCTGCTCACCTGGGCCATTTCAATCTTCCTTAAAGTCGTACACCTTGCGCTCTCCACTCAGTTCCTGGATCTTATTCTGTGAAGGGTCTGTCTCTCTGAAAtgagattgtttttgttttttttttgttaatgtatGCAATGAGAGGGGTTTTGTGAGAAGAGGGTACGGGGGTTGGTGGCAAATGACAATGCAAGTGGTTGTTGGATTGAGTCACATAAAGTGGTTTTTGGTTGTCAACTAACACATGTAGAATACAGGAATTGCTTACACCTAAATAATTGAGTGAAAAAGTTGGTGAAGGTCTGGGAACTTTACCTACCAAGGAAAATGGCTTCTGGATTAGGATTTTAGGAAGGTTGGTGTGTAGAGTAGTGTCATTTTTTTGACCCAACAGTGCACGtgtaatgtaatatatatggaattaaattttaaattacataaaatttgtTGGTATTTTGAATTAGAATTTAGCatccaataaaattataatattgattaCTTAATTCTTGGAATaccttaattgtttttttttattataccaaTAGGAAGTTGGAGTAGTACTATGTCATTTTCTTAAGATAGATTTGAATCTCTAAAGTATGTGACAAGAAATTTGAATTctctaattaaatttgaagacaataaaaaaaatgtttgtaatAATTGATATAAGATTTACTTCTAATTAATTGATTGGGTAAAAGTATTTAAgttgacaatatttaaaaaaaatcaaacttgttttataactacaacataatttttttcattgaagaagtttgtatctttaattttacaatttagaaTCCATAACACgaggatatttttgttaattaaaatttcgCATAGTTTAAAAGttacataaattaacaaattatatatatatatatatatatatatatatatatatatNNNNNNNNNNNNNNNNNNNNNNNNNNNNNNNNNNNNNNNNNNNNNNNNNNNNNNNNNNNNNNNNNNNNNNNNNNNNNtatatatatatatatatatatatgtatatatatatatatatatatatatatatatatgtatatatatatatatatatatatatatgtatatatatatatatatatatgtatatatatatatatatgtatatgaggtttgttaatttgtgtacgtctgtttttcagttggtatattttagtaaTGTACACCGGGttttagtaaacaaaaatactaaaaaaaaaaaaagaaatcctcaagcccttactcaccttcctcattcctctcaacattttctctgttaTTCCTACTGTAACCCCAactgaaaaaatcagaaacactcagctgttaaacaatttcttattttataatgagttttcatttcataatttttatcttatctaattttatctaattttcacaagatAATGACATCCGaaagaattggtaattggcttgaaaaaaatcagaaacactctttgttaaataatttcttacaaaaaaatgattttataatgagttttcattttataatttttgtcttatctaattttatctaattttcacaagcataatgacatttgaaggaattggtaattggcctagaagttttttttagagatgatgattcaacatccgtaaatgatgaaattagagaggttagtgaagatgataaaattgaagagatcttgaatgaacatTTTTCTTGAAGGCAAATATGTCAATGATTCAACTCTTTAATAAAGCAAATTTTTTAACAGCGAATGTTTTTTCAGTTGGAACTAGCTTAGGGATGAcggaaaaaatgttggagtgagagagatgaaagagaaagggttgagagaaaTAAGGGTGGTGAGCAAGGGTTttgggatttctttttttagttttgagaatgaaaattattaaaatgcctttaaccttaaaacttaaaatctatgatatattaaggtatttttttctactaaaacCCGGTATATATTGCTAAAATTTATCAACTAAAAAACAggagcaaacccatatatatatatatatatatatatatatatatatatatatatatatatatattacaacaaatatcaatattgttgttttatttattgcattatttagggttaaatatgttttcggtcccttaactttcaataaaaattggaattagtcctttttcaaaactttagtCTAATTTAGTCCAAATTTAAcgttattatttatatatttgtattatgaacatagtttataaattaaccaaatttattttatatatctctttttgaattgtttccaagaataaaaattatgagCAGTAGAAATATTCGAATTTATACAAAGTAGCCATTATTAGAATACTATAGCCTGTGACTATTTTTCAGCTGCTAAAAATTGTAGCaactaaataaaagttaatgagATAGAAAGATGTGAGAAGGGAACAGCATTTTCGataaaaacttaataattaaaatatattaatttaacttaaaaataaataataatttttaaattaacaagtaaatataatttttaatttaaatgtctTTAAACATCAATGgcaaataaaatcacaaaaataaatgaattgaatTGGAAATACTTTGtctctatgttttttttttttctttcttttatatgatGCTGCATATGAAAATATATGATGGTCAAGTTGTGGGATGTTAAAATGTCATGGTTTTATAATGGTATCTAACatgattttgtaataaattgttgaatatattaaaaactatatttaagattaatatttcttgtgttaaatacacactagtgttctttatttataataaaagatatataaattaagcctaaaatataaataaaaaataataactaactaactaaaagataaaagataaatataaaataaagataatatatctaacactccctcTTAAGCTGGTGCATAcaatgtaccaagcttgttacaaatataatcaatttatggTCCCCGTaaaaacttagtgaaaatatctgttAATTGATCACTTGAATGGACGAAttcagtcttgatatctccaAATACAATCTTCTCTCTAATGAAATGACAagcaatttcaatgtgtttggtcctcTCGTGAAAGACAAGATTAgaactaatatgaagagcaacCTGATTGTCACATATAAGCATCATTTACGTGATATCTCCAAATTGTAACTCTCTAAGCAATTGCTTAAGCCAAACAAGTTCACAAGTGGCTGAAGCCATaactctatattc
This genomic interval from Vigna radiata var. radiata cultivar VC1973A chromosome 8, Vradiata_ver6, whole genome shotgun sequence contains the following:
- the LOC106772109 gene encoding 3-phosphoshikimate 1-carboxyvinyltransferase 2 — its product is MAQVSRVHSLAQSTQLFGHSSNPDKPKSVNSVSLRPRLLGSSKSWSLIRKNGSFVENYNVGMRNSCVFKVSASVAATEKPSTAPEIVLEPIKEISGAITLPGSKSLSNRILLLAALSEGTTVVDNLLYSEDIHYMLGALRTLGLRVEDDKTTKQAIVEGCGGLFPTAGESKDKINLFLGNAGTAMRPLTAAVVAAGGNASYVLDGVPRMRERPIGDLVAGLKQLGADVDCVLGTNCPPVHVNGKGGLPGGKVKLSGSVSSQYLTALLMAAPLALGNVEIEIVDKLISVPYVDMTLKLMERFGVYVEHSGNWDKFLVHGGQKYKSPGNAFVEGDASSASYFLAGAAITGGTMTVEGCGTSSLQGDVKFAEVLEKMGAQVTWTENSVTVTGPPRDSSGRKVLQGIDVNMNKMPDVAMTLAVVALFANGPTAIRDVASWRVKETERMIAICTELRKLGATVEEGPDYCVITPPEKLNVTSIDTYDDHRMAMAFSLAACGDVPVTIKDPGCTRKTFPDYFEVLERFTKH